TCTCGATGGTGAAAAGGTAATTTTTCAAGGGTTAAAAAATGGTGGGTATGCGTAGGCAGTAAATAAAATCCGATCGCTGTGATGTGATGAAAAATGCTTTCTAAAGGCTTGTTCAATCTTAATTTCCCAAGGCTCACTTTGATGGTCATCTCCCAGAGGGTGGCCATACTCACATAAATATCATTTTCTGGATGCTCAATAATTTCTCGGAGGTCAACGACCCTGGCCTAAAGGCCAGAGCTTGTAACTAACCAAA
The window above is part of the bacterium (Candidatus Blackallbacteria) CG13_big_fil_rev_8_21_14_2_50_49_14 genome. Proteins encoded here:
- a CDS encoding PIN domain nuclease; amino-acid sequence: MATLWEMTIKVSLGKLRLNKPLESIFHHITAIGFYLLPTHTHHFLTLEKLPFHHRDPFDRLLIAQCMAENMKIINNDQIFDLYFDKRFW